In Methanothermobacter sp., a genomic segment contains:
- a CDS encoding desulfoferrodoxin, which yields MTSINQIFRCNICGNIVEILNPGEGRLVCCDQPMELLLARHTDVGPEKHIPIVEETEEGLKVKVGETAHPMEEGHHIQWIELIIDDKVLRKTLKAGDKPEATFREKPTKKIMVRSYCNIHGLWHD from the coding sequence TTGACGAGTATAAACCAAATATTCAGATGCAACATATGTGGTAACATAGTCGAAATTCTCAACCCCGGTGAAGGGCGCTTAGTATGCTGCGACCAGCCAATGGAGCTACTCTTAGCAAGGCACACAGACGTAGGCCCGGAGAAACACATCCCCATAGTAGAGGAGACAGAAGAAGGCCTAAAAGTGAAAGTTGGTGAAACAGCACATCCAATGGAGGAAGGCCACCACATCCAATGGATAGAACTCATAATAGATGATAAAGTGTTAAGGAAAACCCTCAAAGCAGGTGACAAGCCAGAGGCAACATTCAGAGAAAAACCAACCAAGAAAATCATGGTAAGATCATATTGTAACATACATGGA